In a single window of the Arenicella chitinivorans genome:
- a CDS encoding TSCPD domain-containing protein, whose amino-acid sequence MVKKIEKKITGYKVKTPEVQEPRVATPEENAVEQKKAEVVRMHESVKRPDMLVGSTYKVKTPVTEHAMYITINDIILNEGTEHEARRPFEVFINSKNMDNFQWVVALTRLISAVFRKGGDTTFMVEELKAVFDPKGGYFKPGGIFMPSIVAEIGHAIERHMQMIGMIKTDNLDDHQKEFLAKKRAEIEAAQDVSDGKKVEKGEFPESASVCAKCSTKALVLMDGCMTCLSCGDSKCG is encoded by the coding sequence ATGGTCAAAAAAATAGAAAAGAAAATCACCGGCTACAAAGTAAAAACGCCTGAGGTTCAAGAACCACGCGTCGCCACACCAGAAGAAAACGCAGTCGAACAAAAGAAAGCTGAGGTCGTGCGCATGCACGAGTCGGTCAAGCGTCCAGACATGCTGGTTGGCTCGACCTACAAAGTCAAAACCCCGGTGACGGAACACGCAATGTACATCACCATCAACGACATCATCCTGAACGAAGGCACCGAGCACGAAGCCCGCCGCCCGTTCGAAGTGTTCATCAACTCCAAAAACATGGACAACTTCCAATGGGTAGTCGCACTAACGCGTTTGATCTCCGCGGTGTTCCGTAAAGGTGGTGACACCACCTTCATGGTCGAAGAACTCAAAGCCGTATTCGACCCCAAAGGCGGTTACTTCAAACCCGGCGGCATCTTCATGCCCAGTATCGTTGCTGAAATCGGCCACGCCATCGAGCGCCACATGCAAATGATCGGCATGATCAAAACCGACAACCTCGACGACCACCAAAAAGAATTCCTCGCCAAAAAACGCGCGGAAATCGAAGCCGCCCAAGACGTTAGCGACGGCAAAAAAGTTGAAAAGGGTGAGTTTCCGGAGTCAGCGAGTGTTTGTGCTAAGTGTTCGACCAAAGCGCTTGTTTTGATGGATGGGTGTATGACTTGTTTGTCGTGCGGGGATAGTAAGTGTGGTTAG
- a CDS encoding adenosylcobalamin-dependent ribonucleoside-diphosphate reductase: MPLQSTSADIWDKKYRLKDKAGNPVDETTHDTFERIASALSGVEASDALREHWYERFVWALDNGALPAGRIISNAGAQAYKPSTSTINCTVSGTIADSMDDILDKNHEAGMTLKAGCGIGYEFSTLRPKGAYVSGAGAYTSGPLSFMDIFDKMCFTVSSAGGRRGAQMATFDISHPDVMEFIRAKREDGRLRQFNLSLLITSEFIEAVKNDGDWHLSFPITEKEAKEDKIDVHTASNIIWRRYPAEGGYIKNEQGFTACKIYNTIPANRLWNMIMTSTYDFAEPGFILIDEVNNKNNNWFVENIRATNPCGEQPLPPYGSCLLGSVNLTKFVVDPFTDEARFDWDKYAEVVSVFTRMLDNVVEINGLPLEGQRKEIERKRRHGMGFLGLGSTVTMLGMTYGDDASVEFTEKVAKEMAMAGWNQALELAKEKGPAPIMTETYTVNEEMLSLRPEMARDGYQVGDQVSGAELHAKYSRYMQQIAEVDSDLVEELSKVGARFTHHSSIAPTGTISLSMANNASNGIEPSFAHHYSRNVIREGRKTKEKVDVFSYELLAYREVVNANAMPYSENPEEQLPANFVTSDSITPKQHVDIQAAAQKWVDSSISKTANVPTDYPYEDFKDIYMYAYDKGLKGCTTFRFNPEAFQGVLVKEDDLENTVYQFTLEDGSTMELKGNEEVEYDGETHTAANLFDALKEGYYGKF; encoded by the coding sequence ATGCCGCTGCAATCCACCTCAGCTGACATTTGGGACAAAAAGTACCGACTTAAAGACAAAGCCGGTAATCCGGTTGATGAAACCACACACGACACGTTCGAGCGTATCGCCAGTGCCTTGTCTGGTGTCGAGGCAAGCGATGCATTGCGTGAACACTGGTATGAACGATTTGTCTGGGCGCTGGACAACGGCGCGTTACCTGCCGGACGAATCATCTCCAATGCGGGCGCACAGGCTTACAAGCCGTCTACGTCCACAATCAACTGTACCGTGTCTGGCACCATCGCGGATTCCATGGACGACATCCTGGATAAAAACCACGAAGCGGGCATGACGCTCAAAGCGGGCTGCGGCATTGGTTATGAGTTTTCCACACTGCGCCCGAAAGGCGCATATGTGTCTGGCGCTGGGGCTTATACTTCGGGCCCGTTGTCATTCATGGATATCTTCGACAAGATGTGCTTCACGGTGTCGTCCGCTGGTGGACGTCGTGGCGCGCAGATGGCGACCTTTGACATCAGTCACCCAGACGTCATGGAATTTATTCGCGCCAAACGTGAAGACGGCCGTTTGCGTCAATTCAACCTGTCTTTATTGATCACCTCTGAGTTTATTGAAGCGGTTAAAAACGACGGCGACTGGCATTTGTCGTTCCCAATTACCGAAAAAGAAGCTAAAGAAGACAAGATCGATGTACACACCGCGTCGAACATTATCTGGCGTCGCTACCCAGCTGAAGGTGGTTACATTAAAAACGAGCAAGGCTTCACTGCCTGCAAAATCTACAACACGATTCCCGCCAATCGTTTGTGGAACATGATCATGACGTCGACGTATGATTTTGCTGAGCCGGGTTTTATCCTGATCGACGAAGTGAATAATAAGAACAACAACTGGTTTGTGGAAAATATTCGTGCCACCAACCCATGCGGTGAACAGCCACTGCCGCCGTATGGCAGTTGCTTGCTGGGTTCAGTGAACCTGACCAAATTTGTGGTTGATCCATTCACCGACGAAGCCCGTTTTGACTGGGACAAGTACGCCGAAGTGGTCAGCGTGTTCACACGAATGCTGGATAACGTGGTCGAAATCAACGGCTTGCCATTAGAAGGCCAGCGCAAAGAAATCGAGCGCAAGCGTCGTCATGGCATGGGCTTCTTAGGCTTAGGCTCCACGGTTACCATGCTGGGCATGACGTATGGTGATGATGCCTCGGTCGAATTCACCGAAAAAGTCGCCAAAGAAATGGCCATGGCCGGTTGGAACCAAGCGCTCGAACTAGCGAAAGAAAAAGGCCCGGCGCCCATCATGACCGAAACCTACACCGTTAACGAAGAAATGCTGAGCCTGCGTCCAGAAATGGCGCGTGACGGTTATCAAGTTGGCGATCAGGTCAGCGGTGCTGAACTGCATGCCAAATACAGTCGTTATATGCAGCAAATAGCCGAAGTTGATTCTGATTTAGTCGAAGAATTGTCCAAAGTCGGTGCGCGTTTCACGCATCACAGCTCCATTGCACCAACCGGCACCATCTCATTGTCGATGGCCAACAATGCCAGTAACGGTATTGAGCCAAGTTTTGCCCACCACTATTCGCGCAACGTGATTCGCGAAGGTCGTAAAACGAAAGAGAAGGTCGATGTGTTTTCGTACGAATTGTTAGCTTATCGCGAAGTCGTCAACGCCAACGCCATGCCATATTCCGAGAACCCGGAAGAGCAATTGCCAGCGAACTTTGTGACCTCGGATTCGATTACCCCAAAGCAGCACGTGGACATTCAAGCCGCGGCACAAAAGTGGGTCGACTCCAGTATCTCGAAAACCGCCAACGTGCCAACCGACTACCCATACGAAGATTTTAAAGACATCTACATGTATGCGTACGACAAAGGCTTGAAAGGCTGCACCACTTTCCGTTTCAACCCAGAAGCGTTCCAAGGCGTCTTGGTAAAAGAAGACGATCTGGAAAACACGGTTTACCAATTCACCTTAGAAGATGGCTCAACCATGGAACTGAAAGGCAACGAAGAAGTGGAGTACGACGGTGAGACGCATACGGCGGCGAATCTCTTCGATGCCTTGAAAGAGGGGTACTACGGCAAATTTTAA
- a CDS encoding SH3 domain-containing protein, with amino-acid sequence MVSVLLGIALTLSNAQAQNRQLPRTSADILQAEHQKELQKWTVKAYEGDPEAQFKVGVLYTNAQFSEPDFGQAVYWYKQAARQGHVLAQYNLGHQYLTGVGVKKSDVTAMQWWLKSAAQDHALSQFNIGRAYYLGIGLTKDLDESRRWFERAARNHEPKSIEILEQLGWAEPGQYTKQQDLPEPVVESTPTDVVAEERAYPVIPSRSDEFESVVQPLEEEPEPAPTKPAREVVTKTVRAPSSTPATKTPPASRVLTQQQRDVQTTTPGQMKSTETPPEVTRTSATKPPAPEVTPTTEPASDTSTESASSNTDHEIAVYTNPAIRSVLIGVLKQQETLEIVQRGAEWTSVRSRDGFPVWVSGDFVRTNGSTGTITGSAVNARSVPIIINGTVVGQLNKNESVKILGERGDWFRIMSPTRFIAWVKTSALRTRQKTGQNTDG; translated from the coding sequence ATGGTAAGCGTACTCCTTGGTATCGCACTAACGCTGAGTAATGCACAAGCGCAGAATCGGCAACTACCCCGAACCAGCGCAGACATCTTACAGGCGGAACACCAAAAGGAACTCCAAAAATGGACGGTCAAAGCCTACGAGGGCGACCCAGAGGCACAGTTTAAAGTCGGCGTTCTTTACACCAACGCACAATTCAGTGAACCTGATTTTGGACAGGCGGTTTATTGGTACAAACAAGCAGCTCGGCAAGGTCACGTACTGGCACAGTACAATCTAGGGCACCAATACCTGACCGGGGTAGGTGTGAAGAAGAGCGACGTGACTGCGATGCAATGGTGGTTAAAGTCCGCCGCTCAGGATCATGCCCTGTCACAGTTCAACATAGGGCGGGCGTACTACCTAGGCATTGGCCTGACCAAGGATCTGGATGAATCGCGTCGCTGGTTTGAGCGTGCAGCGCGCAATCATGAGCCCAAATCCATTGAGATACTTGAGCAGCTGGGTTGGGCGGAGCCGGGCCAGTACACCAAACAACAGGATTTGCCTGAACCGGTGGTGGAATCGACGCCAACCGACGTAGTTGCTGAGGAACGCGCGTACCCAGTTATCCCATCGCGATCCGATGAATTCGAGTCCGTAGTCCAGCCACTCGAAGAAGAACCCGAGCCAGCGCCGACCAAACCCGCTCGCGAAGTGGTGACAAAAACCGTGCGCGCCCCAAGTTCGACACCCGCCACCAAAACCCCACCCGCTTCACGCGTACTGACACAACAACAACGCGACGTTCAAACTACCACGCCAGGCCAAATGAAGTCGACAGAAACGCCCCCCGAGGTCACTCGCACGTCAGCAACGAAGCCACCAGCGCCCGAAGTCACACCAACCACTGAGCCGGCAAGTGACACAAGCACCGAATCTGCGTCGAGCAATACCGACCATGAGATTGCGGTGTATACTAATCCGGCAATTCGCAGCGTCTTGATCGGCGTACTCAAGCAGCAAGAGACACTGGAGATTGTACAGCGCGGTGCGGAATGGACATCAGTTCGCAGTCGCGACGGCTTTCCGGTCTGGGTGAGTGGTGACTTTGTGCGCACCAACGGCAGCACCGGCACGATTACTGGCTCCGCGGTCAATGCGCGCTCCGTACCCATCATTATTAATGGCACGGTGGTTGGCCAGCTCAACAAAAATGAGTCGGTCAAAATATTGGGGGAACGTGGTGACTGGTTTCGAATCATGTCGCCCAC